AAATTGGACCAAACCGGGCTGCAAGACAACTTTCTTGGTCTGGTCTGGTTTCATATATGTTGAAACCATGAATTCCGGTTTGGTTTGAGATTTATGTCATAACTAACGTCATAAATTTGAAATTATTCTCAGGTCCAACATATGTAGGGAtggcaaaaaaaaaaagaaaaaaaaaaaaaaacgtaaccgATGGGACACCCGATATTTTGGGTCGGGTTCGAGCCGGGTAAATGGATCAAGGGTCGAGTATGGGGACTGTTTTTAATTGGACATAACAAATTCAACCACCACAAGATGCCGACAAGTAAATCAGATAGTTTCCAAGTTACCACCACAAATTCGGCTACCAAAAAGATAAATAAGGTGTGAAACAAAAGAAAAACGAAAAAAGAAAACGAAAAATTTTCATATCTGCGTTTAACCGGCGTTGACCAATAAATGAACAAGTTTGCCACCGAATTCTTGTTGAGACTATTCTGACAAGTTAACGCCGATTGATCGGCCAAGATGGCCGAGTTTTGCAACCTTGCCAGTCATGATTCCAGGAGGTAATAAGATGTATAATGCATGGGTTTGTGAAGCATTAAAGTGGCAGATTAGTAGGGAAAACCTTTATAAGTGATATGTTGTACCTACCTATTGGGGGATGTGATATGGTGTTGGGAATACAATGGCTCAAGTTACTAGGTGACATAGTTTGGAATTTTGATCATCTCAAGATGACTTTCAATTATGGTGGTCACGGGGTGAAATTTAGAGGACAGAGGTCAAGTATGCAGTGGATTAAAGGGAAATAATTGCATAAATCCATACGGAAACTAGAGGTGCAACTCAATGCTATGTCAGCTTACATATATCCAGCAACCTTATGGCACATGTTCAATGGACAAGAGGAAGCAAATGCAGGTATAAACCACTTACCGGATGAATTTACTGACATTTTTGTTGAACCAGTTATACTGCCACCTAATAGACAGTATAGCCATAAGATTAAATTGATAAATGGAGCCGAGCCTGTGAATATTAGACCCTATGGACACCCACCATCACAAAAAGATGCAATAGAGTCTATGATGTCTGAATTACTTGGAAATGGGGTTATTAGGCCAAGTCAAAGTCCTTTTGCCTCACCTATGGTTATGGTCAAGAAAAAAAGATGGCACTTGGAGAATGTGCATTGGCTATAGGGAATTAAATGCTAAAACCGTTAAAGATAGGTTCCCTATTCCTATCATAGATAGAAGAACTTATTAATGAGCTAAGTGGTTTTTCAATTTATTCTAAGTTAGACTTAAGATCTGGGTACCATCAAATTCGAATGTATGAGGCAGATATACCCCCTTTTAGAACCCATGAAGGTCGGTACGAATTTCTAGTGATGTCATTTGGCCTAACAAATACTTCTTCAACCTTCTGACCTTTGATGAAttatatctttaaaccaattttgaGAAGGTTTACCCTTGTATTTTTTTGATGATATCTTAGTATATAGTGTCACTATGAGTGAGCACATTGAACATTTGAGAATGGCATTAGAGGTTGTGAGACAACACACTTTGTTTGCTAAAATGACAAAGTGTGTATTTGCTACTTCAAAAGTGGAGTATTTGAGGCATGTTATTTCTGCACAGGGTGTTTCAACAGATCCAATTAGGGATGGtaatggccacccgatccggtggatattCACCCGATCCActcgcttcgtgatggatatggacgaacctaaatggatatggatacggatatgaatgaacctaaatggatatggatatggacatggatgaaaagtttcatccatggatatatccattaccacccgaaatacatatacaaatacataaatatagatatatgtttacatatagggatggcaatggatcggatatggatcgggtgatgccgtatccatatccatatccatatccatttagttattgttcatccatatccatatccatatccatttagtttaagatcatccgtccatatccatatccaatggattaagcgggttaatggatatccaatggatattaaaaaaaaTGTTATAGTATTTTTTAATATGCGAATAAAACGTAAACGTAGTACAACAAAAATATATATGACATGACATTAAAAATTCTATCCAtaaaaatgtgtaatctttgtcgaagatataacaaaatttgctaaacttattataaaacattgattataaaaaattaaatatgaaatttgtaagtttattttgttagatatacatgttttattgtaatatattatagttattttattATAGGGTTGAAAGCAAAATGAAAATCTAATGGTAAATgagcttgtaatagtaaatatataagaatatatctatatttatgtatttgtatacgtatttcgggtggtaatggatatatccatggatgaaacttttcattcatgtccatatccatatccatttaggttcatccatatccgtatccatatacatttaggttcatccatatccatcacgaagcgggtggatcgggtggatatccacccgatcgggtgaccattgccatccctatttaaatatttactattacaagttcatttaccgttatattattttgctttcaaccttataatgaaataactataatatattacaataaaacacacatatctaataaaataaacttacaaatttcatatttaatttttcataatacatgtgttatagtaacatttaacaaattttgttatatcttcgacaaagattacacattcttatgggtagattttaaatatgtcatgttatatttatttctgCTATACTACATTTTTATTTTAATCGCATACTAGAAAATATCATAACATTTTTTAATATTCAttagatatccattaacccgcttaatccactggatatggatatggatggatgacctgaaactaaacggatatggatatggatatggatgaacaaaaattaaatggatatggatgtggatacggcatcacccgctccatatccgatccattgtcatctctAGATCCAACAAAGATAGAAGTCATGGAAACTGACCTATGCCTAAAACAGTTAAACAATTGATAAGCTTCTTAGGTTTGACACAGTATTATAGGAGGTTTATAAGAAAGTATGCTATGATCAGCAGGCCATTGACTCACTTACTCAAGAAAGATTCTTTCTTATGGTCAGAATTAGCTACTACAACATTTAATGAACTTAAACAAAGGATGCAAGAGGCACCAGTATTGGCATAGTCAGACTTTAATAAGGAGTTTACTATTGACACAGATGCATCCAGGGTGGGAATTGGAGCAGCATTACAACAAAGAGGTCACCCTATTGCTTTCATGAGTAAAGCTCTATCACAAAGGCACCAAGCACTATCCACCTATAATAGAGAATTTATTGGATCACCTTTTCATCATCAAGATATATCACATAAGTCGCATACATCTATTGGAACAAAGGTTGTCCACACCAGCTCAAAAAAATGGCTACCAAAACTAATTAGGTTTGATTATGACATTGTGTACAAAAAGGGTAGTGAAAATGGAGTGGCAAATACACTTTATAGATTCCAGGGGAATGCTACATTGTTGAAAATTCAAGTTTCAAGTATTGCTGGTGACCTATGTATTTGAATCAAGCAAAGTGTAGACCAAGATGTGGACTTGCGAGACATAATTTCAAAATTAGCTGCCAATGATGACTCGACCATACAGGAAAAACAAGATAGTGGTGGGTTCTAATGTACCCTTGAGGCTAGAAATAATCAGTTATTTCCATGATACTCCTTGTGGTGGTCATTCAGGGTCACCTCTACTATGCAAAAGATCACAACTTACTTTTACTTGAAGAAAATGAGGAAACGAGTTAAGCAATATATAAGAAAGTGTTTAGTTTGTCAATGGTGTAAAGTAGACTTAAGTAAGTATCCTGGCTTGCAGCAACCACTACCCATACTTACTACCATATGAGCTGAACTTTTAATTGATTTCATTGAAGGCTTACCGCCCTCACAGGGTAAATGTGTCATCTTTGTGGTTGTTGACAGTTTAAGTAAATATGCCAATTTCATGTCACTAGCTCATCCATTCACAGCTTCTACAGTAGCTCAATGTTTCTTTGATAACATTTATAAGCTACACGGACTCCCAAAAGTGATAGTCAGTGACAGAGATAAAGTGTTTTTAAGTACTTTTCATAAGGAGTTATTCAAATGCATGCAGGGGAAGTTACACTTATCTACTGCATACCATCCCCAGACAAATGGTCAAACAGAGGTGGCGAATAGGTGTTTAGAAAGTTATTTGAGGTTCATAACAAGTGATCAGCCTAAATGTTGGTCAAAATGGCTAACTTTGGCAGAATATTGGTACAACACTAATTACCACTCTCCCATTCAAACAACACCTTATGAAGCTGTCTATGGTCAACCACATCCTCTACCTATTGTTTACACTACGAAAGATAGTAGGGTGGAAGCTATTGATCGATCACCAACTGCTAGAGAAAATGCAATTGCTATTCTTAAGTTTCATCTCAAAAGAGCCCAAGATAGAATGAAGAATTAAGCagacaaaagaagaaaagaagaacaaATAAAGCTTTTCCTTTTGGTACATGGGTATATGTCAAATTGCAGCAACATAGACATGTTACTCTTAGATCACACAAGTATAGCAAGTTATCTCCAAAATATTATTGGCCATTTCAGATTGTAGAACAAAGTGGGGCAGTTGCTTACAAGTTGCACTTGCCTCCTACTACTCAAGTGCACCATGTATTTCATGTATCTCAACTTAAAGAACATAAAGGGGAATTACCTACTGACATGGGTGTGATGACccaggaaattccgaccaaatttaaacttaatctttatatgatttcgatacgataagcaaagtatgtaatgttgagtctagaaaattttgaaacaatgttcatatattcaattaccctttgacagtgctcaacgattcacgaacaattatttgtaaataaatatgtatacatataaatacatgtaataaattgaaattataaatataatttaaaacgttagaattaaaaatgtaaaataatatatcagataattaagtgtaatttaagacgaatctatatttaaatatataggATTCCCATGTatgattatcatatatatatatatatatatatatatatatatatatatatatatatatatatatatatatagtttataaataataaagaagcaataaaagttattatataatatattattattattattaaacattacataactataaatatattattaataagttaaaatatagttgttatagtaatattattattactttcatcattattgttaatactaatattaataataataactaacctctgtattagttatattattatagataagaTATGGATATGAAATTTAACGCATGTAATTAGACAtctctactaatattattattattattttcattaatattattagaataagTACTTAATATTAAAaacaaggttattattattattatgtataatacataattatgaaatttgatacaattgatttgttacattactaatattattagtattattgttatcactaattaTATCATAATTACTAGTAAAATTACGAAAAGATTAAGTTGTTATTAAagaatatttattattactattactttttatcaataatagtattattaatatcattatagttattattattagaaaataacacaatctattagtaatatcattaatattaatatttccattattaatAATCCTTGTAGTACAAAACAGTATTTTTAATTATTActaattcttaatattattattattaatgtataattacttaattattaaaaattaattgtataatttatattaattagatAAAGGGAATCAGTTTGGCTTTACATAGCTTTCCAGCTGTTATAAATTTTGTTTATATCTCAAGTGGTTACAAATCTGTATCAAATGTACGAACCTGTTACTTTCAAAAATtactttatattttatttatttatttgattttcTTAATTAAAAATGTGTCGATTAAATTGGTTATATATTAAACGATTAGTTCGATGAATTTAATTAATACATTCAGTTCTTCTATCACTACTCTCAATTAAAAATCAAATCATCCTTTGTTCAAATTAAGAATCaaacgtattttttttatataaaccgaTATCTCTGTTTCTCCTAAATTTTCAAAACATACGAATTCGAAAATGATTTTCAGATACAATATTGCAGTGTTCTTAGAAAGTTATTATGTAAACTACCTGCAATTATTCATCATCCAATTTTTCGTAATTAATCCTAAATTGGAGGTCAAAGTTATTTTTAAGAAAAGTCAAACATACTGTTTTTGATCAAATTCGATTTTGTTTTTAGGTTTTAAGTTAAATTGTGGATACAGAAAGATTATATGGAAGaattaaaacttattttatgtagaAAGTTTGTTCTAAAATCGCCTAGAAATAAAAATCGCGAGTTGAGTTATATCTTCTTCACAGCGTcggttttatatatattttttattttatatttttttttcgtttgttAATCAGTAACAATCACAAGGAATATTTCTGTTTCGTTTAAAAATTTAAAACACATTTTTTTGAGTTTGATCTTTGGTTACCAGAGGTGTTCAGTCGAATGGGAAGGAGAAAAAGAAGGGAAACAGTTTAGTTGAGTTAAATGTTTTCTGTTGTGTTTTAATAACAGAAAAGATGAAATGGTGGAATGGTTAAGGGGGCTTGTGTATAGGatggtggtcgcgggttcgagccctacaAGGGCTGTCTTTCTTTTTAAAATACTCTATGAGGTAGCTCTTATTGTTAatgttgttattagtattagtattactattattaatattattattgtaattgttattattattaatgattgatgTTGattaagttaataaaaataataataggattaatattattatcatttcgttattactaattaatatcactaagcactattattattattattattaatattggtacaagtattattattattattattattattattattattattattattattattattattattattattattattattattattattaatgttatcattaattattgttactggtattaaatattatagttattattattattagtactaattactaatatgtattaattatcaattctcattactattattataatcatagttataactaagaatattgttattactattattattatcattattattatgttaacagaaatattataagtaataatattatcatgttattattaAGTAATGACATTAAGTATTATGAGGATCATTATTAGtcttataatgaaaataataaaagttactatcattttttttattaatattagtattcgtaacattttagaatttttatttttataaaagtattactattaaagATTACCATAATTAATAAAGTTGTTACGAATAATATTACTATGtactaagtattaatatcaaaatgtataattttcattatcattattagtaaattaattaatttattaaaagcTACTAACATTAACATAAAAATTATCATagaattattataactactgatttAACAaacaagtgatatatatatatatatatatatatatatatatatatatatatatatatataaagatataattaaaatacataacttaatcatataaaattcttatgtatcttaaatatacaaaataaatatatttaataataaagtatatacataggttattaatacaaaagttatatcattaacaataaaatatatgcttgttcgattacgaatatatgtgttaataaatatacaaatgatttaggttcgtgaatctgaggccaactctgcattgttcagtgttcaatatagccatatgtatttttactacaaaatacattaggtgagtttcattattccctttttaaatgctttcgcaatatatatttttgggactgagaatacatgcgctgtttttataattgttttacgaaatagacacaagtaaatgaaactacattatatggttgaatgatcgaaatcgaatatgcccctttttattaagtctggtaatctaagaattagggaacagacaccctaattgacgcgaatcctaaagatagatctatcgggcccaacaagccccatccaaagtaccggatgctttagtacttcgaaatttatatcatgtccgaaggaggatcccggaatgatggggatattcttatatacaaattgtgaatgtcggttaccaggtgttcaatccatatgaatgatatttttgtctctatgtatgggacgtatgtttatgagaaatggaaatatgaaatcttgtggtctattaaaattatgaaatgattatttatgttaaactaatgaactcaccaaccttttggttgacacttgagagcatgtttattctcaggtatgaaagaaatctttcgctgtgcatttgctcatttttagagatattacttggagtcattcatgacatatttcaaaagacgttgcattcgagtcgtcgcgttcatcaagattattattaagtcaattatagttagatatattatgaaatggtatgcatgccgtcaactatcgatgaaatgaaagattgttttttccaaaaacgaatgcaatgtttgtaaatgtatcatatagaggtcaagtacctcgcgatgtagtcaactgttgtgaattgtttataatcgagatggacttcgtccggatggattaggacgggtctctatagttggtatcagagcagtggtcttagcgaaccgggtcttgcattagtgtgtctaactaatagtcgttagaatgcattagtgagtctgaacttcgaccgtgtctgcatggcaaaagttttgcttatcatttcgtgtcaaaaattacctgcttatcattcttagagaatcaattgcttatcattcttactctagacacgttttactgcattgactgcatgaatagtgtatagacaaaattcatatcttagcatatctgctacttcatatcttagcgtatctgttactgtaactttgccagacaacttccgtagattcctccgtaacttatgggattttagtattatatatgcatatgtaaattatgtattgcagggtactaatcaacatcctataatctatttcttatcgaaaatccttcatctgatcgtacgagatgaatcctgcaaccagttcgagtccctcagattccgatagctattccgatagttattccgacagctattccgacatagatgttcacctaagctacgaaaaacagcgtcatcgacatgaatcaaccaatcagccattatcaattcatctgatgggttcgtagtcgacttaattaatggaaacgcgcagaaggcaatcccttccaccaaccgaattcacctcttgacaatgaacctgaagcgtttaccggtgaacctgttcgagacaccattttcagtctcatttccagggtaactcgacaagattatattctatccacaattctaaaccttattcatccgctcgttccgatcgacaatcatcctggagtaataagccaacgaacttcgcgctcgaataatcaattcgaagaatatggtgcaaaatgtaccagcttcagcaacatcagtggcaccaacagtaccatcaataacagcactagtaccatcaacaatccatgcttcaatatcatcatctgtactttgagtatgatctttgttctatgtatcgttctacctcatttatcttcgttcgacatggcgaatatgtaatctctaaagttttatagATTATTTATtccagttccaaccgaaaagcaaatgagtttaatatcatattaactcattaaatccatgaatacatctgaagaaaatatatatgtatatatgttttcataaagattgtaattaaaaattctcttgtacaagctgttaatggtgaaaatattttaacgggtaggtaatacccgaggaatatttaaatttcacattaataagttacattgtacgttcttcgaatctgtttcaacagtcatatactatcctacttacatccaccgatatacgtatccgttcaccaaagaataactattttcattcaaattcaaatttcatattaggattttgacatcagaatccaacaagtggcataatgaaaaaaaaaatggacacaataaaaattgattagaaacagactaattaacaatatgaaattttgttaagaatccacgctaacaaaatcctagctaactgttcctagctagctgttaattccgtattacatttattttatcgcaatttaattctcgcaattttatttattgttatttaatttctgttatttactttacgcactttatttatcgttatttaaattttctattatttattttacgcactttaaatatcgggacacgtatacaaggttttgacatatcatatcgacgcatctatatatattatttggaatcaccatagacactttatatgcagtaatgatcgagttctctatacagggttgaggttgattctacaataatatatatagtttgagttgtgatcgagtctgacacgtatacgggtcacgacacgtattaaataattcgaatattatatattaaactatatatgaattattggactatcgactgtggactaataacattggacaattaaaatgaattaaaatattgattataacatatgaaactaaacaattcttcaagttgccacttgatttcatcttaaacctcatttgtatcttcacgattacattttgctttcaaacctttcatgattcttgaaaacgcctcaatcgataggatgaatcaaccgcacttcatctacggaatgaaagatttatgcatatagttatgcacctgagaaactctcggcaactg
This genomic window from Rutidosis leptorrhynchoides isolate AG116_Rl617_1_P2 chromosome 2, CSIRO_AGI_Rlap_v1, whole genome shotgun sequence contains:
- the LOC139889913 gene encoding uncharacterized protein; the encoded protein is MSEHIEHLRMALEVVRQHTLFAKMTKCVFATSKVEYLRHVISAQGVSTDPIRDDASRVGIGAALQQRGHPIAFMSKALSQRHQALSTYNREFIGSPFHHQDISHKSHTSIGTKVVHTSSKKWLPKLIRFDYDIVYKKGSENGVANTLYRFQGNATLLKIQVSSIAGDLCLPPSQGKCVIFVVVDSLSKYANFMSLAHPFTASTVAQCFFDNIYKLHGLPKVIVSDRDKVFLSTFHKELFKCMQGKLHLSTAYHPQTNGQTEVANRCLESYLRFITSDQPKCWSKWLTLAEYWYNTNYHSPIQTTPYEAVYGQPHPLPIVYTTKDSRVEAIDRSPTARENAIAILKFHLKRAQDRMKN